tgaactaattagacttaatagattcgtcttgcgaattagccttcatttatgcaattaattttataattaattttataattaaactatatgtAATACTTCTCATTAGTACCGAACATTCCGCACGGGAGGGATTAAGGgactgtttggatacaccctcttAAAGATTAGGAGTTCACTTTTAGGatacttttaggacttgtgcatccaaacatgggtcctaaaagtgcactcctaaactttaggggGGCCATTTTTATTggagcaagtataataaggggctgtaagctggctgaatgctgacgtggagaagagagaagaggtgagagaggagaagcgggctataagcttacagtcgacttgggcacaggaaccaagaaactttgtgagaatgacttgtggaccatgtattaatggtgaagagctaaccattgtacgagtgggctaggaaaagtctgagagaaaccttgcagcccgcttgctagctgcgttattaaacttgctcttaGGAGGGTCAAGGGGTCCTaatggatcctatttctcctaaaagtggtccccaagtcCCTTTTTACCCCTATTGCCCTCGCATGCATTAATGACGTGAGCAGTGCAAgggtagtttagaggagtaattgaTGGGTAAAAATGACATTTTTCCTCTAAAGTCCTAAAGATTAGTAGTCTATCCAAATAGCgttgtactaaactttaggactagtAATTTGAGGATTAGTACACTACAAAATTAGAAGTTCGCATCAAACAGGGTCTAAACTTCCGTTCCTGGAACAAACCGACCCTGAATTCGCGTGGAAGATCTGGGGCATGATTGATTTGATTGGAACGGCTGCGACGATTGGGGAGTGGACAGGACACACCAGCGCATGCAATTGTTCAGTCGCCAGTCGCCACCGGGGCAGCGCGGCTTTTAATTTACCTTTTGAGGTTTGACTTGGCTGCTGCGTGGCTGCACAGGCCAGAGACCACAGAGAATGCTCAGTTTATCCAGCTGATGGCGTTGTTGCTATGCTAGGGTCTGTTTAGTTCCATAAAGTCctaactttaacactatgcaaaaagaagatctccCGTCACATTAAACTTGAGGTagatgcatggagtactaaatgtaaacgaaataaaaaaataattgcacagtttggttgtactttgcgagacgaatcttttgagcctaattagtcaatatttttggataataattcacaaatacaaacaaaacgctacagtgtgctacagtactatAACAATGATTTTGGACAACAAAAATCAGGCAACGCTCTAGCTGATGATCCATTGCTTTTCCTCGGGCTCAGACTGGATTCGACTGTCTGCTGTGTGTGAGATCCTGTGGGCAGTCGGTCTATGTTTTATCCAAAACCGTCGCTGCGATTCGCACGGGGTTTCGCTTTTGCCGTTTGGggttctattttattttatttaggcGACGGCTCAACGAAAAGAGGAAAGGAGCCGGGAACGGCGCGAGACTAACGAACGAACTGCCGGGCCGAATGGCAGTCGCACCGGTAATGTAGGCCGTTGCACCCCGAGATTAGCGAACCGGGCCGAATGCCATCTGCCTCCCCCTCATCACGACGGGCCCGCTGGATTTACTTAGGTAGGAAGCCGGCGGCCCGTCGCGCGCGCTTCAGTCCATGGGCCGCGGCCCGGATCGCCCGCCCGTCCCGCAGGACGCTACGCAAGTAAACTGGGATCAGACTACATATCAGAGGCACACCATGTATCATCGTGGGCTCCTGCACACAAAACAGCTCGCACGCAGACGATGATCAGCAGCGCTCTCACATTCGACGCGCCAGATCAAGAGATGATGATCCGCAAGCAGTTGGAGGCACGTCCTTGGCAGATCCTGCATCCTTGGAATCGAAGGAGGCAACGCGTGAATCCATCCACTGGCTGGCTGCTGCACATGCCGATGCCGCCAACGCCCATGAATATTGTCAGCTCCATCGGCGCGGCCGACCGCGGTGGGGTCGTCGGCGTCCATGCATGTCCGTGGCCATGGATAGGATGAACGCCCGATACAGCGCCGCGTGGGATCTGCAGGAGCCACTGCTTCCTTTCCGCCGGCTGCAGATCGGGCCGTCGATCGATACCTATCTTCAGGGAATGAAGAAAAGGAAGATCATCATGTCCATCAGTacggccgggcgccgccgcgcgcggtcCTGCCAGCGGCATgcggtcggccggccggccggcgcggcgcgacgAACACAAGGTCCCCCAAATTCAACAAGCAGCCCACCATCGTGCTGTACGTCGTCTGCCGAAAGGAGCTTCTGCTCATCCACCGCGCATCGCTTTTTACAGGTTTAATGCGCTTCTAAAGTCAGCTCTCGTAGCCATGCATAGGGGCCACTCCATCCTGCTCCCTGCTTGCTGTCCGTATTTCGCCCGTACACGAATCTGTGTCGTTACGCACGCATCAGCTGCGATGTTGCATGTGGTACACGGCTTTGGTTGCGATCTCGCAAGCAAGAACGAGATCGATCGGAAGTGGCTACGCTGCACGCCTAGCTCCGACCTCCGGTCACGTATAAATGATGGGAGCCACCGTGCATGTGCCGTGCGTGTGCTACAGTGCAAACTTTCAGCACTTTCCCCTGACCGCACTGTAGACGAACGTGCAGGATACGCTCCTCCCGACTTTTCCACCCCTGTGGGTAAGTCTCGTCACACGTCAGGCCACGTCACGCACAgcacctttttttatttttttgagaaaaaaaatacaagaaggaaaaagatacagtgCGTGCAGTGCGCTGGTACTAGATTACGTACCAAAGCTTTTGTTTGGTCCACCAAATATAATCCATTCAGATTTTGCTGTTTAACTAACAAAGCAGAGCATTGGATCCCTGCGCTCAGTCGTAGGTTGCATGGTAAGACAAATGGATGAGCACGTCCCGCGACCAGCGGCCGTGACAAGGACGTCGACATGACGTACATCGCCCGCCACATGGCCCACATGCATGTGGGACCCCATGCAATGTTACTTGTCCCGCCGCGGGCCTTCTTCTTAAGTTCTGATCATCCGCCGTCTTATCCTTTTAACGGGCaacttataaaaaaaaaagtactccTGCATGCTAGTCTGGATTATACAAGCATGCATGTTCGCAAAGTGGAGATCCGTATTAGCCGGCCATCATTATCCGTGCGTGCTATATTGTTTTATTGTACTAGTACATGTGAGGGAGAGCTTTAGCTTAGGACAAACAAGCCAAAAGCCTATCATTATTGCATCGCACGCAGTGCATGTAGAATTATAGCAGGGTGGCCTTTTAATTGACATCAAGAGCGCCGATCCAGCTCTCCTACTATAAACCGGGAACAATGGATAAAGTCCATCGCATGCTTCGGGTTTCGAAAATTAAACCTCGCAGGAAATTAAAGCAATCCTAAAGAGAGACAGCTAATAGTGGCCGTCCATAAGATACAGCTAGCAGCACTGTAccacctgctaaagtttagcacctgtcacatcggatgtttgatactaattaggagtattaattataagctaattacaaaactaattgcatagatggagtctaattcgcgagatgaatctattaagtctaattagtccatgatttgacaatgtggtgctacagtaaccacttgctaatgatggattaattaggtttaatagattcgtctcgcgaattagcctggattctgcaattagttttataattagctcatgtttagtccttctaattagcatccgaatatccgatgtgacattgctaaagtttagcgtctagtatcaaacaccctgTCTGTCGCTCCTAAAAGGATAGGAAAACACCCACTGTGGAGTAAGAAATAACTAAAAGGGATTCTTCGCTAGTTCGATACGATGTGAAGCAGCCTTTTGAAAATTCCACATTCGGTAGTCCGATTCGATCGGCAGAGGCAAGTGATGCGCGCGACTCCACGAGCGCGAAATTTATAATAAATGTGGATAATGAATGTGAATTGATGGAGGATGTAAATTCAAAAGGGTGCGGTGTCGAAAGGAACAACGATTAAATGACATATTAAATGACATCTTATTTAGAAAcctttcattaaaaaaaaaccCAAAGAAACCCATTCGGGGGCAGACAGCAGAGGCCCCATCATCATCAGCCTTTTCTGTTGCTGCCAACTAATTCGGCCCGCTGGGTGGGCCGGCCCCGGCCGAGCGGGTGCGGAACGAAGATCTGGCCCACCTGAGGCCCCCTCTTAAACTGAGCAGTGATGTCCCTCCACCTTCTCATGCAAGCCAGTGGCAATCTTCGAAATTCCTCCACAATTGGAGGGCGTTCTCCACCTCCCGAACCAGATCCGTCGTCGTTTTCCTCAGAGAAGCAGCGCTGCAGCAACGTACAGCGGAAAAAGGCCATCGACCATGCAGTTCATCTCAAGCAAAGCTACTAAAAATTCATCTCTACCACAACTGCTTCCTGAATGCAAATTTCAAATTCGAAATCCTGTGTCCATTAATAGCAGTAGTAGAACTTCGGTCGAAAGAAAAGGACGCAGCCGCCAGACCCCTTTCTAAAAACCGCACAGTTTCCCGCGCTCGCGCGATCGTCCAACCCAATCATGCACCGATCCTTTTTTTTCAAACGAAGGCCATGTAGTAGGAGTATGCTGGATGGTGGATGAGTGGATCGGTTGGCGTCTTGCCTCACTCACCGGCGTGTCGCCACTCGGGGAGGCGCTTCCGTCTACGCAAATACTACTCCGTGGTCGTAGTCTACGCCaccgatcatcatcatctatccCAACCAATCCATCCATCAGCTATTCAGCTACAGCCCACGAAATAAAATGGGAGAAAAAAATGGGTGCCGGGAGATGAGAAAGATCGACCAGATATATAGATGGGTAGGACAGGACGCCATCTCTGCATCTAGGGCATTCATTATTGCGAAGCTGACTGCGCAAATCAATTTCAAACCACCCAATTTATTAGATATCCACCCCAAAGCTGACTGCGCATATCGATTCATATCGTGGATTCGTGGTTCGCAAACAATTAATTCGGATCAAAGTTTTTTCTACTAGTACTGATAGACAAAGGGGCcgtttgatacgaggtgctaaattttagtagggtcacatcgaatgttcggatactaattagaaggattaagtatgagctaattacaaaactaattgtattcgcgagatgaatctattaaggctaattaatccatcattaccaaatggttactgtagcaccacattatcaaatcatgaactaattaggtttaatagattcatatccgaattagactccatctgtgtaattagttttgtaattagattatatttaaaactactaattagtgtcaaacatccaatatgacaggtgctaaagtttgaCAGAGAAGGGTAATTCATTTGTCAGTCAGGACAGTAGGGGCCGCGTGCACGAGTGCAACATCACCTCGGTTCCAGGCTCTCTCGTGCGCAGTGTGCTAGTGCCTAGTGCTACAGTAGCTCCTGCCTGCAACCCTGCGCTGCACTGCATTGGACGTTGGTGTTTGTTTTCTGTCAGTTGTTCTGTCCAGCCCTACCAGGTACCAGCGGTGgcgcaggcggcagcggcgaccaACCGGCTGAGCTGTGCGAATcaacgccgccggccggcggcgtcagATGGGGCCAAGCCACgctggcgccgcgcgcgcggctACTTGCAAGCTACGACCCTTATCACCAGCGCCCGGGGCGATGCGCTTTCCGGCCTCCTCCCACTACCGGCCCATCTCTTTTGTGCCGGCGACGACACCTCACCGCATGCATGCGACGGCGCGATGCGTGCCGGTGCCGCGCGCCTTTACGCCCCGTTTCGCTTTGCTCGCTGGTGATTCCTCACGCCATCATTGCCTCTGCCCGCCCGCCCAGCATGTCTTCTGCGTCTCATCTCACGCAAGGGATCGATCGTCcccgtcggccggccggccggccggcgcgcgcggcacGCGCAGGGCGTGCACGCACCGATGCGGGCATCCGGCCGGCGATGATCATGTGTGTGCTACTGCCACGGCGGCACACGACCCAACGTGCGTGAGGATTGATTGGCATGGTTCGAGCCTGTCCGGGCTTGCATGGGAAGGATGCGAGAGATCCTGTCTGTATCTATCCACGTCatgttgtttttgtttttcctaTATAAAGTCTGTTGACATGGTAGTGTAGTTTACCTCAGGGGGGACAATTTAAAAGGCGAATTTATAAATTGTGTTAGCAACAATTGCTATCTCCCCTCCACCTCccttattcttttttttctcataaTAATAAAAATTGGTATATCCGTTGGACTACCTAATAAaaattcttcttcttgctaaaactaaaataattttttttgtctcaACTGTGCCATAATATCTTGTGCcataatttttcctttttcctaaaaataaaatataaacaGCATTTACTAAAGCCTTCTACACAAAAATCCAAGACACCAATTATTTATTTTCAGGAAAATAGGATTCCAAAATTGTTAAATCCAGGATATTTTTTTTGGAACGCATTAGTTCCAGGATTGCTATTACTCCTTGTGCCTTTTACTACAAGGCCAAAGTCGATGGGAGCAATAAAGCTGGGCCCACACAAGCCGATCAAAGCGGTCTATCCCCCCTCtttccttcccctcccctctctctctccctagACGACGACTATTTAACAGCCTCGGCGGCTTGGCGCTACCGCCTTGCATACGCCTCCCCTCGTttcacctcctccctcccccaatctcttctcctccctcgcACCCAACGCCTGCGCTCGCCCGTGCTCCCCTCCCGCGGCCAGAATTGCGTGCGCAGGCCAGATGAGCTCCACGGCCGCCACGGGGAACgtcctcccggcgctgccgccgatCAGGACCGCGGCGTCGCAGGCGCCGGAGCCCGCGTGCTCCTCGGCGGCCTCGTCGTcgatggcgccggcggcggacgcggagTCGGTGACCTTGCCCGCGCCGGGGCAGGggaaggcagaggaggaggcggaggcgggaggcCAGGATCAGGTGGGGGAGccgacgacgccgacgtcgGAGGGAAGCAGGCTGCGGGCGCCGGCCGAgtgcccgccggcgccgcggaagCCCGCGTGGGCGCCCCCggcgacgccgcccgccgccaagCGCAAGTTCCCGTCGtccgcggcgccgtcggcgcGGCGGGCCTTCTTCCCCGTCGCGCGCGACCTCACCACCGTGTTCCGGGCCCTGCCACCCAAGAAGCGGATCCGGGCGGGCTGACGGCCGAGCGGCCTTCCGGGGGCCGACCGGCGATCCGCGCCGCCGAAGCTCAATTGGCAGCCGATTACGGGCTCCATGGTACCATGGTCGTCGTCGATTCGTCCGTGGGTCCGTGGAGTTCTTGCAAGCCGTGACTTTCTCCTcgccctcttcttctccttcctctcttgGTTTGCACGGCCATGGCATGGTACAGAGCTCTCGTACAAATAATGCTttggtttattttttttattttttcctctgTTTTTTTAGGGGGGTTGTGTGGAGTAGAAATTGTAGAATTGGGATATTTATAGCTGATGATCTGATGAATGGGGAAGTGAAAAGTTTGTAAGAGAATTCCCAGAGATCTGTTCATTATTTATTAAACTATAGCTCACAGCTTATCAAAATTACAAACTTTTGCCTCAAAAAAGAGACCATGGGCTCAGCTCTGCTGCTGTGTACTTGTGTTTGCTTTAGGATGGCCTTGGTTCTTGTGTCAATTGCAGAGGAAATATCCAGTGGCATGAACAAAAAGCTCAACAAGaattgtgggcttgtggctgaCAGTAGACGGGAGAGAAGCCATTCTGCACATGACGAGGCAAAAGCAAAGATCTTTCCAGTTCTAACCGAATTCGATCCAGATGTGCAAAAGTGCATTGTGAAGCCTGGTGGTGATCAGATCTTCAGAATTAGGTGGTT
The genomic region above belongs to Setaria italica strain Yugu1 chromosome VI, Setaria_italica_v2.0, whole genome shotgun sequence and contains:
- the LOC101774375 gene encoding uncharacterized protein LOC101774375 is translated as MSSTAATGNVLPALPPIRTAASQAPEPACSSAASSSMAPAADAESVTLPAPGQGKAEEEAEAGGQDQVGEPTTPTSEGSRLRAPAECPPAPRKPAWAPPATPPAAKRKFPSSAAPSARRAFFPVARDLTTVFRALPPKKRIRAG